A stretch of Lathyrus oleraceus cultivar Zhongwan6 chromosome 6, CAAS_Psat_ZW6_1.0, whole genome shotgun sequence DNA encodes these proteins:
- the LOC127092187 gene encoding protein PHLOEM UNLOADING MODULATOR, which produces MPWPAKNAGLGVAAMSYIAVDYLRHLSPKWHSRLQPALWSILALAAVVRVPSYRHWSVEFRSAIPFVASMLFMLVALLYEAISVRSVTAVLGLDWHLNTAPLPDTGQWFLLAMNEKLPAPIVEILRARIIGLHHFLMLFMMLAFSVLFGSVKAPGLGLGARYMFTMGIGRLLRAITFASTILPSARPWCANSRFRVPGYPHRWAQKYYVPYASDHNAISQVLRLDQAYVDIGKPVGDYRPQWGFMSFLIDFLRPTASEGPSWFSLLKKAGGGCNDLLYSGHMLVAVLTAMAWTEAYGGFSSVLVWLLVAHSAQREVRERHHYSVDCIVAIYVGILLWKMTGFIWSHEVRSGNKNLVKFEKIKSRLIQASKDSDIDKVRELLKDIDVSNEESKNHTAFKYARLFSGVTICFALTIVVLAFTLTTDG; this is translated from the exons ATGCCGTGGCCGGCAAAGAACGCCGGCCTAGGCGTTGCCGCAATGTCCTATATAGCCGTTGACTACCTCCGCCACCTATCTCCGAAGTGGCACTCGCGTCTGCAACCGGCGTTATGGTCTATCCTCGCCCTCGCCGCCGTCGTTCGAGTCCCCTCTTACCGGCACTGGTCCGTCGAGTTCCGCTCGGCTATTCCCTTCGTTGCTTCAATGCTCTTCATGCTCGTTGCTCTCCTTTACGAAGCCATCTCCGTTCGATCTGTCACCGCCGTCCTCGGCCTCGACTGGCACCT GAATACAGCTCCTCTTCCAGACACTGGTCAGTGGTTTCTCTTGGCAATGAATGAGAAACTTCCTGCTCCAATTGTTGAGATATTAAGAGCTCGTATTATTGGATTGCACCATTTCTTGATGTTGTTTATGATGCTGGCATTCTCAGTGCTATTTGGCTCGGTAAAAGCTCCTGGCCTTGGACTAGGTGCTAGATACATGTTTACCATGGGAATTGGACGCCTTCTTCGTGCCATAACTTTTGCATCTACGATTCTTCCGTCAGCTCGTCCTTGGTGCGCTAATTCTCGGTTCAGAGTTCCTGGATATCCTCATCGATGGGCTCAGAAATATTATGTGCCCTATGCTTCGGATCATAATGCTATCAGCCAGGTGTTAAGGCTTGATCAAGCCTATG TTGACATTGGAAAACCAGTTGGTGACTACCGACCACAGTGGGGTTTCATGAGCTTTCTGATTGATTTTCTGCGACCAACTGCTTCAGAAGGACCTTCATGGTTCAGTCTGTTGAAGAAAGCTGGAGGTGGCTGCAATGACCTCCTATACAGTGGCCACATGCTTGTTGCTGTACTTACAGCCATGGCTTGGACA GAGGCGTATGGAGGTTTCAGTTCAGTTCTTGTATGGCTTCTTGTAGCGCACAGTGCCCAAAGAGAAGTTCGAGAACGCCATCACTACTCTGTAGACTGCATTGTAGCCATATATGTGGGGATCCTTCTGTGGAAGATGACAGGTTTTATCTGGTCACATGAAGTTAGATCTGGAAATAAGAATCTGGTTAAGTTTGAGAAGATTAAAAGTAGACTCATCCAAGCATCAAAAGACTCGGACATTGATAAAGTAAGAGAACTACTCAAAGATATTGACGTAAGCAATGAAGAGAGCAAGAATCATACTGCATTTAAGTATGCACGGTTATTTAGTGGTGTCACTATTTGCTTTGCACTCACCATCGTTGTTCTTGCTTTCACGCTAACAACGGATGGATAA